A genomic stretch from Aedes albopictus strain Foshan chromosome 2, AalbF5, whole genome shotgun sequence includes:
- the LOC115265423 gene encoding uncharacterized protein LOC115265423, whose translation MRSARNADRGSTAYMTSDDRVLKPLSECVGPSLQQCKKLTDGTKHQFIKLHDPGASGLPYSAKFRRGHLFWKLHGEECLVTIGSSYVAQVTIDNIPELDNQTSFVEAKRTLMRRLKIKKVLLDECQQEIETYADSIKVQLEQIGEKCVTDLKSAKSMLDIIRIAEKHKYQVGFNVCKDLCKSKFINDMQLKIAVVMYVSKKNFHRSTYNYQRKAKIFDERNKTKKFLQKSLNIILGQHKKELLKCFSSTIGDLTILKPRHCLLIRANDINLFSSLESVLKETMYVTVLSKIANNFINRVAALKLEDFDSSLPVTNEIYFYVCRSLMEIAMRVETTFGIGNVIKYAEDHWEVTVSVNHSSQTAMEKCLKKQLQVLVEMANHFEPGKATAKQNYPYRFQSKLFKGSDAVHYGQHLWMCLADATMVSIFENNEANMKKFSAVFDMFSKYLTSEHVRDHSQESWRILTHNMLEFVAQVEQSEFTTTEMEKKILMMQINCMKDGSATFEMFRDAMDVFKEYQKWINKILSQLPLKLQGNHMTNIVKELQSSLLDIPFLALQKKVPLEDVTSFFRAYCELLIDFNSLTLEWYVQISNNDLKKRLIDNKYIECVQNRLKQTTHECYLVLEHDVFAQIHKAEGIPQHYQAETLMSLFKYIADLIEKHRWKQHETLSEQQQLQVSILLISAVRSTLPYVKEQPEYLNFAKYYEERTTPFHSVIEESASLENFTKRVSQIKKSFRYSRNQRAIGIEKALDLSKSNNTGFNERLLANIFNRYNDQYEKYMLDYADKDDTDMIDLIVQDTQNKVYNKLHPEWSPEFKRNEIPCILAGPVAVWSILVSEDVSQTGQYLKPHTIQVLSILRLLSLDNYNVGVENHLAQILTGQGKSVILGLTAVVLALLGHNVEIVCYSEYLVERDANDFQSLFQKFSIDKKISYKTFQDTASEQFEPLWKKAEQYIAKSMGIKYGSKSAHRVEIEFGNNVLLIDEVDVFFMDKFYGNTLVPTYTPSVTGLGIVQEWIWKRVHQSTITSVIVSEVQHFIDNSDHPDVKKLKALMELSDQYILFDKSKFNVGHTNRTLLLEHFTIMTDTALDIRFRLEKDVWIDEFSLDSSGIITMKDDVGVYQRNIVSGYNNIFIYFKLRKENYKEIVDEHHNFGYLNIPLAAFSFAKMPEKYPLILGVTGTLTSLNDYEKDVIENQYKIIRRSIMPSFFGSSNLKFDQHSNFHCVSDEMKWRNAIFTRINEIVQDHRSVIVFFYEDNELSSFKQEFKSKLDRMNEITINTDSNTKNRYIADAGIAKTVTLATSEMGRGVDYKSSTVVEMNGGIHVIQTCFLTDEKEETQIKGRTARKDNHGSYELIVCRSHLVQLGLIEENANDEDICYEMLHKSRVRLAADTSKELSKRVQTANEQHEECIKFCNGL comes from the coding sequence ATGAGGTCGGCTCGAAACGCTGATCGCGGATCAACCGCATACATGACTTCTGACGACAGAGTTCTCAAACCTCTATCAGAATGCGTTGGTCCATCTTTGCAGCAGTGCAAGAAGTTGACGGATGGTACAAAACATCAATTCATCAAACTGCATGACCCCGGTGCTAGCGGATTGCCCTATTCAGCAAAATTTCGACGCGGTCACTTGTTTTGGAAGCTACACGGTGAGGAGTGCTTGGTCACTATCGGGTCCAGCTATGTAGCGCAAGTTACGATCGACAACATTCCTGAGCTGGATAATCAGACTAGCTTCGTCGAAGCGAAACGGACATTAATGAGACGTTTGAAAATTAAGAAGGTGCTACTGGATGAGTGTCAACAGGAAATAGAGACATATGCTGACAGCATTAAAGTGCAACTGGAACAAATCGGCGAAAAATGTGTAACTGACTTGAAAAGCGCCAAATCTATGTTGGATATAATTAGAATTGCCGAAAAGCATAAGTACCAAGTTGGGTTCAACGTTTGTAAAGATTTATGTAAGAGCAAGTTCATAAACGACATGCAACTAAAAATAGCAGTCGTCATGTacgtttcaaaaaaaaactttcacagaAGTACATATAATTATCAGCGAAAGGCAAAAATATTCGACGAACGGAACAAAACcaaaaaatttttgcaaaaatcacttaACATAATATTGGGTCAACacaagaaggaacttctgaaatgcTTCTCCTCTACAATTGGGGATTTAACAATACTTAAACCACGACACTGTTTATTGATCAGAGCAAATGACATAAATCTCTTCAGTAGTCTGGAATCTGTACTGAAAGAAACCATGTATGTAACAGTGCTGTCAAAAATTGCAAACAATTTTATCAACCGAGTCGCTGCCCTCAAGCTGGAAGACTTTGACAGTTCACTGCCTGTTACCAATGAGATATACTTTTATGTGTGCAGAAGTCTAATGGAGATAGCGATGCGTGTTGAAACAACCTTTGGTATTGGAAACGTCATTAAATATGCAGAAGATCATTGGGAAGTGACCGTCTCAGTAAACCATTCATCACAGACTGCAATGGAAAAGTGCCTGAAGAAGCAACTCCAAGTGCTCGTTGAAATGGCAAACCATTTTGAGCCCGGGAAGGCAACCGCTAAACAGAATTACCCTTATCGGTTCCAAAGCAAGCTGTTTAAGGGCTCAGACGCTGTCCACTACGGGCAACACTTATGGATGTGTTTGGCGGACGCAACTATGGTTAGCATTTTCGAGAACAATGAAGCAAATATGAAAAAGTTTTCAGCAGTTTTTGAcatgtttagcaaatacttgacATCTGAGCATGTAAGAGACCATTCGCAAGAATCTTGGCGTATTTTGACCCACAACATGCTGGAGTTTGTAGCTCAAGTCGAGCAATCAGAATTTACTACCACCGAAATGGAAAAGAAGATATTAATGATGCAGATCAACTGCATGAAAGATGGAAGCGCAACGTTTGAAATGTTCCGTGATGCAATGGACGTTTTCAAAGAATATCAGAAATGGATCAACAAAATTTTATCCCAACTTCCACTTAAATTGCAGGGAAATCACATGACGAACATAGTCAAAGAGCTTCAAAGCAGCCTCTTGGATATTCCATTTCTAGCATTGCAAAAGAAAGTCCCTCTCGAAGATGTAACAAGTTTTTTTAGAGCTTACTGTGAGTTGCTCATAGATTTCAACAGTCTAACATTAGAGTGGTATGTACAAATCAGCAATAATGACCTCAAGAAACGCCTCATTGATAATAAATACATTGAATGTGTGCAAAACCGCTTGAAGCAAACGACCCATGAATGTTATTTAGTGCTTGAACatgatgtttttgctcaaatacaCAAAGCAGAAGGTATACCTCAACACTATCAAGCAGAAACACTGATGTCGTTATTCAAGTATATTGCCGACTTGATAGAAAAACATAGATGGAAACAACACGAAACCTTGTCAGAACAGCAACAGCTGCAGGTTTCGATACTTTTGATCAGTGCCGTTAGAAGTACGCTTCCGTATGTTAAAGAGCAACCAGAATACTTGAACTTTGCCAAGTATTATGAAGAACGCACCACTCCATTCCACAGTGTCATCGAGGAGAGTGCATCGCTGGAAAATTTCACAAAGCGTGTATCGCAGATCAAAAAATCATTCCGATACAGTCGCAACCAGAGAGCTATTGGAATCGAAAAAGCATTGGATCTATCCAAATCGAACAACACGGGTTTCAACGAACGGTTGTTGGCAAATATTTTCAATCGTTACAACGATCAGTATGAAAAGTACATGCTCGATTACGCCGACAAGGATGATACCGACATGATAGACCTTATTGTTCAGGACACTCAGAACAAAGTATACAACAAACTGCACCCTGAGTGGTCTCCTGAATTCAAACGGAACGAAATACCGTGCATTCTAGCCGGTCCGGTGGCCGTGTGGTCCATCTTGGTGTCGGAAGATGTTTCCCAGACTGGTCAGTACCTTAAACCACATACTATCCAAGTTCTCAGCATCCTGAGATTGCTCTCCTTGGACAACTACAATGTCGGCGTAGAAAATCATCTAGCACAAATACTTACCGGTCAGGGAAAATCGGTCATCCTTGGACTGACGGCAGTAGTTCTAGCATTATTGGGACACAATGTAGAGATTGTATGCTACAGCGAATACTTGGTTGAACGAGATGCGAACGATTTCCAAAGCTTGTTTCAAAAGTTTTCAATTGATAAGAAAATTTCGTACAAGACGTTTCAAGATACGGCGAGTGAACAGTTTGAACCATTGTGGAAGAAAGCAGAGCAATACATTGCGAAATCCATGGGAATCAAGTACGGCTCTAAGTCAGCACACCGCGTTGAAATTGAATTTGGCAACAATGTGCTTTTGATTGACGAGGTCGATGTCTTCTTCATGGACAAGTTTTATGGGAACACTTTAGTACCAACATACACTCCGTCTGTTACGGGCCTTGGAATTGTACAGGAATGGATTTGGAAACGAGTTCATCAATCCACAATAACGTCAGTCATTGTGTCTGAGGTACAACATTTCATCGACAATTCAGATCACCCAGATGTAAAGAAATTGAAAGCACTCATGGAGCTTTCGGACCAATACATTTTATTTGATAAAAGTAAATTTAATGTGGGCCACACCAATAGAACACTACTTCTAGAGCATTTTACGATCATGACGGATACTGCCTTGGACATACGCTTTAGACTGGAAAAAGACGTCTGGATTGATGAATTTAGTCTTGATAGCAGTGGCATCATCACAATGAAAGATGATGTAGGAGTATATCAAAGAAATATAGTAAGTGGGTATAACAACATCTTCATCTATTTCAAACTGCGAAAAGAAAATTACAAAGAAATAGTTGATGAGCATCATAATTTTGGTTATCTGAATATACCACTTGCGGCATTTTCTTTCGCAAAAATGCCGGAAAAGTATCCCCTAATTCTTGGCGTTACTGGCACACTGACAAGTTTGAACGATTATGAAAAAGACGTAATTGAAAACCAATACAAAATCATTCGTAGATCCATTATGCCATCATTCTTCGGTAGTTCCAATCTAAAGTTTGATCAGCACTCCAATTTCCACTGTGTTTCGGATGAGATGAAATGGAGAAACGCGATATTCACCAGAATCAACGAAATTGTTCAAGATCACAGATCGGTAATCGTATTTTTCTATGAGGATAACGAGCTATCTTCATTCAAGCAAGAATTCAAGTCAAAACTGGATCGGATGAACGAAATTACCATCAATACAGATAGCAATACTAAGAATCGTTACATCGCTGATGCAGGTATCGCTAAAACGGTTACTTTGGCCACCAGTGAGATGGGACGAGGTGTCGATTATAAGTCTTCCACGGTGGTGGAGATGAATGGCGGAATACATGTGATTCAAACGTGTTTCCTGACCGATGAGAAAGAGGAGACACAAATCAAGGGACGCACTGCTCGCAAAGATAACCATGGAAGTTACGAGCTGATTGTTTGTCGTTCCCACCTGGTGCAGCTGGGATTGATTGAGGAGAATGCCAACGACGAAGACATTTGCTATGAAATGCTGCACAAATCTAGAGTGCGCTTGGCTGCAGATACCAGCAAAGAATTGTCGAAGAGAGTTCAAACGGCCAATGAACAACACGAGGAGTGTATTAAATTTTGTAATGGTTTGTAG